In one Candidatus Hepatincola sp. Av genomic region, the following are encoded:
- the nrdF gene encoding Ribonucleoside-diphosphate reductase subunit beta has product MKNINWNKVDKINKLFWDQNIRQFWVDEEIPLSDDKITWNTLIPKEKELFKKILAGLTLLDSYQGNVGMTNILQYVDSSYEKSVLSYMAFMENMHAKSYSSIFSTLCTTSEINELFAWSESCQPLINKVNPILSAYEGIKESAQLPKALVYSVFLESFLFYSGFFYPLYLAGHSKLVASNEIINLIIRDESIHGMYVGLLFQKYNKNAKHLFLKKAEIYEMLDSLYQLEEKYIELLYVDFPELIPQVKIFTQYNGNKALMNLGEDPYFKVEESMVNPIVLKGLDTKTKNHDFFSTKGNGYIKKTNIEHLSDEDFNI; this is encoded by the coding sequence ATGAAAAATATTAATTGGAATAAAGTTGATAAAATTAACAAACTATTTTGGGATCAAAACATTCGGCAGTTTTGGGTAGATGAAGAAATACCACTATCTGATGATAAAATCACTTGGAATACTTTAATACCTAAAGAAAAAGAACTATTTAAAAAAATCCTAGCTGGGTTAACTCTGTTAGATTCTTACCAAGGTAATGTTGGTATGACTAACATCTTGCAATATGTAGATTCTTCTTATGAAAAATCAGTGTTATCTTACATGGCGTTTATGGAAAATATGCATGCTAAAAGTTATAGTAGTATTTTTTCCACTTTGTGTACTACCAGTGAAATAAATGAATTATTTGCATGGAGTGAAAGTTGCCAACCTTTAATTAATAAAGTAAATCCTATTTTATCTGCTTATGAGGGTATTAAGGAATCTGCACAATTACCGAAAGCATTGGTGTACTCAGTGTTCTTAGAATCATTTTTATTCTATTCAGGATTTTTTTACCCCTTATATTTAGCAGGTCATAGTAAGTTAGTGGCTTCTAATGAAATTATTAATTTAATTATTAGAGACGAAAGCATTCATGGTATGTATGTGGGCTTATTATTCCAAAAATATAATAAAAACGCAAAACATTTGTTTTTAAAAAAAGCTGAAATTTATGAAATGTTAGATAGTTTATACCAATTAGAAGAAAAATATATAGAATTACTATATGTTGATTTTCCAGAATTAATACCGCAAGTAAAAATATTTACTCAATACAATGGCAACAAAGCGTTAATGAACTTGGGCGAAGATCCATATTTTAAAGTAGAAGAATCTATGGTGAATCCTATTGTTTTAAAGGGGTTAGATACTAAAACGAAGAATCATGATTTTTTCTCTACCAAAGGCAATGGTTATATCAAGAAAACTAATATAGAACATTTAAGCGATGAGGATTTTAATATATGA